The Juglans regia cultivar Chandler chromosome 16, Walnut 2.0, whole genome shotgun sequence nucleotide sequence TAAGAGCTGAAATAATAAGTTGGTCTTGTAAGAGCCAAGGAGAGTAATTGGGATTGGGCTAATCATTTATGGTGGGAGGAGGAGTGGGGATAGTGCCATCAACTTAACTATACAACTGATAGCCTTTGAGGAAAGGAATGATCTGTGCTCGTCATAGAAGGTAGTTGTTGATGGCGAGCTTGAGAGTGACAAAATGAGAGACAGATGTGGCTATGAAGGTGTTGAGGGGTGGTAGGAAAGAAAGtgatgatgtttttgagttttgactGTTGAAATCCATTTTGTATTGAGAAGGAAGAAAGAGCGTGAGCTTTACTAGCTCTGTGATACCATAAAGAGTAAAAGAGTGAAAATGCAGAGCAGGTATTTGAGGAAAGGTCTGAAAGATATATTTCTATTGAAAAGAATTTACAAGTATACGAAGAGCTGCCTTTACAATAGTCCAATGGACTTATTTATACAAGCAACTCAAAATGAAGATGAATTTCATTTGTACAGAATTCTATTGTAATTTAGTAACTAATCTTGGGACTACCAATATCAATTTTGTTAGTGCAGAGGGTGTCCAGATGCTTCCAGAATTCTATTGCAAGATTCCTTTTGAAGAGATGAGTCAGTTGCCTTAACACAAGGAAGTCAAGGTACATATCTTtcctagattatataaaatttcctGTTGCATATGAAACAAGATATAATCATAGATCATTTGAACACAAGCAATTAAGATAAATGGTATAGCATTTCTTTAACATTTGAACGACCTGTGATAgtattagagcattggcattggcattGACTTAACCAAATGCCAGTTCATTTTCagaatttgaagaaatagaGATGGAATCATCTGCATTGGAGTAGTCAAATATTAGTGGCTTCAAATATGATCGAGCTATAGCATTTCTAAGTGtttcttcatatttgaagatgtactcatattcatcttcaaaagtgatattttattctaaaatattattagacccTACCAACTGCTCATAACTGCTTCGATATATTAAGATCTGCTTCTATATTATACTTGGTCTTGTATATTAGGTTCACATATCAGTTTTACATATCAATATTCAAGAATAAGTTGGTTTTGTAAATtagattgaggaaaaaaattagttggaaaactataatttaagtaaaaattaaattattaattaaaatatggttAGTATagttgcaaaatatgaaaaaaaaaattataaatattattatttaaaaaataatattatattattattttgactaatccaatgtggggttttgacttgaatgtttttaaatttatggaaaacatgtacttttaactaaattttagagatgattttgatgaatcAATACTAATACATGCTCTTAGAATGTCAACTACTTGACGTACAattgtaaattaataaaaatttgaacatatatatatatatattaatgtgtgaatgaaattaattaatttttgtttgaaagtcattatttcatttacaaaaataacaactGTCCTAGTGGTAGGCATTAATAGTCGTAAAGTACTGAAAAACAAAATCGTCATATGTATGCTAAACAACATGATCTATATAAGGTCATCATAATCCATTTGATATGTAATTGaaatatataccatatatatacagatgcgtattctaatattttttcatattgatcATGATTTGCTGTTTGTATGGCTCAAATGACTCTTATGTATCTTTTCTACATGCCTTTTATACTTGAGACgatggctagctagctaatagCCTTGCTAGCAAAAGTTTAAACAAGTCTAGCCTAGTATAAGACACCTCATCAGCATATAAACAAGCTGTAATTAAGctggataaatatttaattatactaGTCAAGGtaatcaatcatatatatatatataggatatgatttgaatattgggtttttttttttaaataattattctttatacaattttttaatatatattatgaccTTGTTAATTTCTTCTCTTCCATTCTCATCTCTCTTTATCTTTAGAAGATAACATTCTCATTGTTGTCTATTAATATTGCGACGATGACAATATTTGAAGGAAGGGAAGGTCGATCGATCCATGGTAATTGTCCAAATATTTTTGCAAACATATTTGATTTCTAAAACTAGATACATGGATTATAAGTAGAAACATGAACAAATTACGAAGATTAACAAATACATAATCTAAACGATcgataaaaaataatgtcaatTCCATGTCCTTGCATGATCATGCACTCCCAACAATCCATGGATAAAGCTTGATGGAAACTTATAGCTagctttattgtttttgttataaGCTTTAAGGTGTTATATATCATGCAGTAGTAAGAGGTGCATCACTTTTATCTCCGACAGAGCTGAGCGGAGCAACGTCATCTGATTTGTCAATCTTGGCCTCAGCTTGCTCCTCCTTTGTCGGCTCTTTAGTCTCAATATTATTAGCCTCAACCTTGACGTCCTTCAATTCATTGGTAGGTTCTTCAACTTTGTCTTCTGCTATCTTGGCGGTTTCTTCATGTGCTTCCACAGAAACTGGTGTTGCTTCGACAATAGTACTACTCTTTTGTTCAGAGGATGAGTTTTCATCCTCCTCCTTGGAGAGGTCTATCAAAGGTGCTTCGTTCTGAATCTCATCTACATTGTTAATGGTCCCCTACAATCGCATataagagaaaggaagagaaaaaaaaacataagataCCATTAAacattatcataaaataataacccATGAGTTTTTCTGTAATGAAACTGATCAAGACTGTGCATGCAACAGGATCAGAATCGTAATGCATATATGTACTTCATGATCAGCATGAACAGTCTCGCCT carries:
- the LOC109007469 gene encoding MOG interacting and ectopic P-granules protein 1-like, whose translation is MGGCASRPKEESDILKVSLSNDDAVAPEKAEGETVHADHEGTINNVDEIQNEAPLIDLSKEEDENSSSEQKSSTIVEATPVSVEAHEETAKIAEDKVEEPTNELKDVKVEANNIETKEPTKEEQAEAKIDKSDDVAPLSSVGDKSDAPLTTA